Proteins encoded by one window of Gemmatimonadota bacterium:
- a CDS encoding glycosyl hydrolase — protein MRAISDSIAATTATAALLLFAAPHLAAQAHNAQDPAARAPGAVAFDSAHFGGLHWRSIGPYRGGRVTTVVGVPTQPLTYYMGATGGGIWKTSDAGNSWQNISDGKLHTGSVGSLAVAASDPNVIYAGMGEREPRGQSSTWGDGIYRSTDAGKTWVSRGLENTRSIAQIVIDPHNPDLVIAAAEGSRWTPGPDRGIYKTTNGGASWKLVLHTGDSVSAIDVSMDPSNSRILYAAMWDFQRLPWQIRSGGPGSAIYKSTDGGDTWTRLRGHGLPAGIVGRIGVAVSPANPNRVYAIIEAAADTGGLYRSDDAGESWHHLSAERLIRSRAWYYTRITADPQDENVVYIMNAPIVKSIDGGKTFQVLPAKHGDNHDLWINPLNHNDMINGNDGGAAITLDGGRTWSSQDNQPTGQIYRVNTDAQYPYWVYGSQQDNTSVAIASATAHGGITTSDWYPVGGCESSHIAFDPADPRYLYAGCYQGAISEFDRVTQQQRSVMEYPSLGLSTSPETQKYRFNWSAPIATSPLARNIIYHGGNVLFKSSDRGQNWTAISPDLTRNEKAHQGPGGAPITNEGAGGEVYNTIYYIAPSPRDTNTIWVGTDDGLVQLTRDGGRSWTNVTPKGLRPGFVNAIEISPFEAGTAYMTYDGYKWSDWSPQIYRTTDYGRTWTKLVNGIRDGDQVRVVRADPVRRGLLYAGTETGAYVSFDDGQKWESLQANLPVVPVTDLQIRDGDLVASTEGRAFWIMDDISPLQQHAESIAANESRIFNPRPVHLTRWGSTNAPDAGANPPSGAIIYYDIASGTDSTKVKLELVDAAGATVRTFTSKPKPSDVNSVISGKPGMHRMVWNLQSAQLDAPKGLTFFGSISGSSVAPGQYTVRLTADGKTLTAPLEVLQDPRVHLTTAQIAEQSQTMRVITDRVNAIFRDAKRLDDVRDQVKAIVAHAGDLPDSTEVSSTGKRLAARLDSLSIELVQPQHTNGQDIIGFPNGVVDDWLYLAGNIDGSYMPVTGGDKQRLADLQQQWLPVQSRIDALLGADLTAFNTKLGGKAIVIVPKIRVP, from the coding sequence ATGCGCGCTATATCCGATTCCATCGCTGCGACAACCGCAACTGCTGCGTTGCTCCTTTTTGCTGCACCACATCTCGCGGCGCAGGCTCACAACGCGCAGGATCCGGCCGCGCGCGCACCGGGCGCTGTCGCATTCGACTCCGCGCATTTCGGCGGGCTGCACTGGCGAAGCATCGGACCGTATCGCGGTGGCCGTGTTACAACGGTCGTCGGCGTCCCGACGCAGCCGCTCACTTACTACATGGGTGCGACCGGAGGCGGAATATGGAAGACGAGCGATGCTGGTAATTCATGGCAGAACATCTCGGACGGAAAGCTTCACACCGGCTCCGTGGGCTCGCTTGCAGTTGCCGCGAGTGATCCGAACGTCATCTACGCCGGGATGGGCGAGCGCGAACCGCGTGGTCAGTCGTCCACGTGGGGCGATGGTATCTACAGATCGACCGATGCAGGAAAGACCTGGGTCTCGCGCGGTCTCGAAAACACCAGATCGATCGCGCAGATCGTAATCGATCCGCACAACCCCGACCTCGTCATCGCTGCAGCAGAGGGCAGCCGGTGGACACCTGGACCCGACCGCGGCATCTACAAGACGACCAACGGTGGCGCGAGCTGGAAGCTGGTCCTTCATACCGGCGACAGTGTGTCGGCGATCGACGTGAGCATGGACCCGTCCAACTCACGCATCCTGTACGCAGCCATGTGGGACTTTCAGCGGCTGCCGTGGCAGATCCGGAGCGGTGGACCCGGCAGCGCGATCTACAAGAGCACAGACGGTGGCGACACCTGGACTCGACTTCGCGGTCATGGACTTCCCGCCGGGATCGTGGGCCGTATCGGCGTTGCCGTGTCACCGGCGAACCCGAATCGCGTTTACGCAATCATCGAAGCCGCCGCAGACACCGGCGGCCTGTATCGCTCCGATGATGCGGGCGAGAGCTGGCATCACCTGTCCGCGGAGCGGTTGATTCGCTCGCGCGCGTGGTACTACACTCGCATCACCGCGGATCCGCAGGACGAGAACGTCGTCTATATAATGAATGCACCAATTGTGAAATCCATCGATGGCGGCAAGACGTTTCAGGTCCTGCCTGCAAAGCACGGTGACAATCACGACCTGTGGATCAATCCGTTGAATCACAACGACATGATCAACGGCAACGACGGCGGCGCGGCAATCACCCTCGACGGCGGCAGGACGTGGTCGTCACAGGACAACCAGCCGACAGGACAGATCTACCGCGTCAACACCGACGCTCAGTATCCCTACTGGGTATACGGATCACAGCAGGACAATACGTCGGTCGCGATCGCCAGCGCGACAGCGCATGGTGGTATTACGACTTCAGACTGGTATCCCGTAGGTGGCTGCGAGAGCTCGCACATCGCATTCGATCCAGCGGATCCGCGTTATCTGTACGCAGGATGTTATCAGGGTGCGATCAGCGAGTTCGACCGCGTCACGCAGCAGCAGCGAAGCGTCATGGAGTACCCATCGCTTGGCCTTTCGACATCGCCGGAGACGCAGAAGTATCGCTTCAACTGGAGTGCGCCGATCGCCACCTCGCCGCTCGCGCGTAACATCATCTATCACGGCGGCAACGTTCTGTTCAAATCGAGCGACCGCGGCCAGAACTGGACCGCGATAAGCCCCGACCTGACGCGTAACGAAAAGGCGCACCAGGGTCCTGGCGGCGCGCCGATCACCAATGAAGGCGCGGGCGGCGAGGTTTACAACACGATCTATTACATCGCACCATCGCCGCGCGACACGAATACCATCTGGGTCGGCACCGACGACGGCCTGGTGCAGCTCACACGCGATGGTGGCCGCAGCTGGACGAATGTCACGCCGAAGGGACTTCGCCCCGGCTTCGTGAATGCGATCGAGATATCGCCGTTCGAGGCTGGCACCGCGTACATGACGTACGACGGCTACAAGTGGAGCGACTGGTCGCCACAGATCTACAGGACCACAGACTACGGTCGCACCTGGACCAAGCTCGTGAACGGCATCCGCGATGGCGATCAGGTGCGCGTCGTGCGCGCGGACCCCGTGCGCCGCGGCCTGCTTTACGCCGGTACGGAGACTGGCGCATACGTCTCCTTCGACGATGGCCAGAAATGGGAAAGCCTGCAAGCCAATCTTCCCGTGGTGCCGGTCACCGATCTTCAGATTCGAGACGGCGATCTCGTTGCGTCCACCGAGGGACGCGCATTCTGGATCATGGACGACATCTCGCCTCTCCAGCAGCACGCTGAATCGATCGCGGCAAACGAATCACGCATCTTCAATCCCCGACCGGTGCACCTCACGCGTTGGGGATCGACCAACGCGCCAGACGCCGGTGCCAATCCGCCGAGCGGCGCGATTATCTATTACGACATCGCCAGCGGAACCGATTCGACAAAGGTGAAGCTCGAGCTGGTCGACGCAGCCGGCGCCACCGTTCGCACGTTCACGAGCAAGCCGAAACCGAGCGACGTCAACAGCGTCATTTCGGGCAAACCCGGAATGCACCGAATGGTGTGGAACCTTCAATCTGCGCAACTGGATGCGCCGAAGGGCCTCACGTTCTTCGGATCGATCTCGGGATCGAGTGTTGCGCCCGGCCAGTACACCGTGCGTCTTACCGCAGATGGAAAGACGCTCACTGCTCCGCTCGAGGTGCTGCAGGATCCGCGCGTGCATCTGACCACCGCGCAGATCGCCGAGCAGAGTCAGACGATGCGCGTCATCACCGATCGCGTCAACGCGATCTTCCGCGATGCAAAGCGACTCGATGACGTACGCGATCAGGTGAAAGCCATTGTAGCGCACGCTGGTGATCTTCCGGACAGCACGGAGGTGTCGTCCACAGGCAAGCGCCTCGCCGCGCGGCTCGATTCACTGAGCATCGAGCTCGTGCAGCCGCAGCACACCAACGGACAGGACATCATCGGCTTCCCGAATGGCGTTGTGGATGACTGGCTGTATCTGGCGGGCAACATCGACGGCTCGTACATGCCGGTGACGGGCGGCGACAAGCAACGCCTCGCCGACCTTCAACAGCAGTGGCTGCCCGTGCAATCGCGCATCGACGCCCTGCTCGGCGCCGACCTCACCGCATTCAACACGAAGCTCGGCGGCAAGGCGATTGTCATCGTGCCGAAGATTCGAGTCCCGTGA
- a CDS encoding peptidase S10 — MQMRQLLLSATASLLVAGTVSAQRPGGRPGAPPGAPAAPGAQRGARPDTAADTLGVPAIEKISTTHHTTSINGKSISYTVHTGTMVLRDENEKPKASVFFIAYTKDQEDPATRPLTFFFNGGPGSASLWLDMGIMAPMHPDMGPNGSQPAPPYNLVENPNSPLDVTDLVQVDAMNTGYSRPAKGVKETDFTGTQNDIAMFGEFIRDYLDKYKRWQSPKYLFGESYGTFRSAGLASHLQSAEGIELNGIMLLGTVLDLQYIAPSATNDIGYSTFLPTYTATAWYHKKLPSDLQSQTLEQVVQQSRDYAFGDYMTALAKGNKLTQAERTAVAQKVARLTGLSQQFVLNTNLRIDAGTFRTELLRDQREMLGRYDSRMIGINGNASSTRQDYDPSDVAPSGAFMSAFMRYLHEDLGYSSNLQYYMGGHSGRWDWGPGGYAGYPSTVEDLRTAMAKDPYLHVMVGAGYYDTATPFANAEYTFDHLGFDKTYSDRVEFKYYESGHMAYLNQASAKQLKSDIANFIASTKKGGKVSQ; from the coding sequence ATGCAGATGCGCCAGCTGTTGCTTAGCGCCACAGCCTCCTTACTCGTCGCAGGAACAGTCTCGGCTCAGCGTCCCGGAGGTCGACCGGGAGCACCCCCAGGTGCACCAGCTGCACCCGGCGCCCAACGCGGTGCCAGGCCCGACACGGCAGCTGACACGCTAGGTGTACCGGCGATCGAGAAGATCTCGACGACCCATCACACCACGAGCATCAATGGCAAGTCGATCAGCTACACGGTCCACACCGGCACGATGGTGTTGCGCGACGAAAACGAAAAGCCCAAGGCTTCGGTCTTCTTCATCGCCTATACAAAGGATCAGGAAGATCCGGCGACACGCCCGCTGACGTTCTTCTTCAACGGCGGGCCCGGCTCTGCATCGCTCTGGCTCGACATGGGCATCATGGCACCGATGCACCCCGACATGGGCCCCAACGGATCACAGCCCGCACCTCCGTACAACCTGGTCGAGAATCCCAACTCTCCGCTCGATGTCACCGATCTCGTTCAGGTCGATGCAATGAACACCGGCTACTCACGCCCCGCCAAGGGTGTCAAGGAAACCGACTTCACCGGCACGCAGAACGACATCGCGATGTTCGGTGAGTTCATCCGTGACTACCTCGACAAGTACAAGCGCTGGCAGTCACCCAAATATCTCTTCGGTGAGAGCTACGGCACGTTCCGCTCGGCCGGCCTCGCGTCGCACCTGCAGTCGGCTGAAGGCATCGAGCTGAACGGCATCATGCTGCTCGGCACCGTGCTCGACTTGCAGTACATCGCGCCATCCGCGACCAACGACATCGGCTACTCGACGTTCCTCCCGACCTACACCGCGACGGCATGGTATCACAAGAAGCTGCCATCCGATCTGCAGAGTCAGACGCTGGAACAGGTCGTGCAGCAGTCGCGCGACTATGCTTTCGGTGATTACATGACCGCGCTCGCCAAGGGCAACAAGCTGACCCAGGCCGAGCGTACAGCAGTTGCGCAGAAGGTTGCGCGACTCACGGGCCTGTCGCAGCAGTTCGTGTTGAACACGAATCTTCGCATCGACGCCGGTACCTTCCGCACCGAGCTGCTGCGCGATCAACGCGAGATGCTGGGACGCTACGACAGCCGCATGATCGGTATCAACGGAAACGCTTCGAGCACGCGCCAGGATTACGATCCCTCGGACGTAGCACCGTCCGGCGCATTCATGTCCGCCTTCATGCGCTATCTGCACGAAGACCTCGGCTACTCCAGCAACCTGCAATACTACATGGGCGGCCACAGCGGGCGTTGGGACTGGGGCCCCGGTGGCTACGCCGGGTACCCCAGCACAGTCGAAGACCTGCGTACCGCGATGGCAAAGGATCCGTACCTTCACGTGATGGTCGGCGCGGGCTACTATGACACCGCAACACCATTCGCGAACGCCGAGTACACCTTCGACCACCTCGGCTTCGACAAGACGTACAGCGATCGCGTCGAGTTCAAGTACTACGAGAGCGGCCACATGGCATATCTCAACCAGGCATCGGCGAAGCAGCTCAAGTCTGACATCGCGAACTTCATCGCGTCGACTAAGAAGGGCGGGAAGGTTTCACAGTAG
- a CDS encoding pyridoxal-phosphate dependent enzyme, with product MTDKPTNLRRTTLIEAPRLSERLGATVVLASETFQYTGSFKLRAAYNVATSVPHPMIIAASSGNFGQAMALACKLTGKRCIVVMPQNSARVKVDAVIAYGATAELIDTTVITREARVAELAAQYPEAYIASAYNDPLVIAGNATLGHELASAPYSFDAVVAPIGGGGLSSGIIQGLRESGSQLPVYGAEPLVANDAAQSLRAGHIVVNEHEPQSLADGARTRSLGAHNWAILQHGLAGIIEVPESQIAEGVRLLFSLANLKSEPTGALTTGAMLTDPSRFAGKSVCLVVSGGNVDPAIYGRILAGEI from the coding sequence GTGACCGACAAGCCGACGAATCTGCGCCGGACTACTCTCATCGAGGCGCCGCGGCTGAGCGAGCGGCTGGGTGCGACGGTGGTTCTCGCAAGCGAGACGTTTCAGTACACGGGCAGTTTCAAGCTCCGCGCAGCATACAACGTAGCGACGTCGGTGCCGCATCCGATGATCATTGCGGCCAGCAGCGGCAACTTCGGCCAGGCGATGGCGCTTGCGTGCAAGCTGACCGGCAAGCGGTGCATAGTCGTGATGCCGCAGAACTCCGCTCGCGTCAAGGTCGATGCAGTGATCGCATACGGAGCAACTGCAGAGCTGATCGATACGACCGTCATCACGCGTGAAGCTCGCGTCGCCGAGCTCGCCGCGCAGTATCCGGAAGCGTACATCGCGAGCGCATACAACGATCCACTGGTCATTGCAGGCAACGCAACGCTGGGACACGAGCTTGCCAGCGCGCCATACTCGTTCGATGCGGTCGTCGCTCCGATAGGCGGCGGCGGACTGTCGTCCGGCATCATTCAGGGATTACGCGAATCCGGAAGCCAGCTTCCCGTATACGGGGCCGAACCACTCGTTGCGAACGATGCAGCGCAGTCACTCCGCGCAGGACACATCGTCGTGAACGAGCACGAGCCACAGTCCCTGGCGGACGGCGCGCGCACGCGCTCACTCGGCGCACACAACTGGGCAATTCTGCAGCACGGGCTCGCCGGCATCATCGAAGTTCCTGAATCGCAGATCGCCGAGGGCGTGCGATTGCTCTTCTCGCTCGCCAATCTCAAGTCGGAGCCGACGGGCGCGTTGACCACCGGTGCGATGCTCACCGATCCGTCGCGTTTTGCAGGGAAGAGCGTCTGTCTGGTAGTCAGCGGCGGGAATGTCGATCCGGCGATCTACGGAAGAATTCTGGCTGGAGAGATCTAG
- a CDS encoding Xaa-Pro dipeptidyl-peptidase, producing the protein MIYGAARWATALVSIAAFGVILPHTAAAQDRSVPVFKDGMAQIVPGFADSTSWVRQELWVETGFDTDGDGKPDRMHVDVTRPRQTDTEGLKVSVVYESSPYFAGTSGPRQYLWNVKQEVGATPTQREHQPEIAFKPVRPRISNDLINEWVPRGFAVVHSEAPGTGLSQGCPTVGDTPERMAPKAVIDWLNGRAKGYTTETGNEEVKASWSTGKVGMIGTSYNGTLPLAAATTGVKGLEVVIPVSPNTSYYHYYRTNGLVRHPGGWLGEDIDFVYDFIHSGDPATRAYCNATYRDGLFAAAGGRDRATGDYNDFWARRDLLPFVKNIKAAVLLAHGFNDWNVVPEHSVRIYNEMKADGLPVSAYFHQGGHGGNPPDDMVNQWFSHYLYGVDNGVEKAPPVWIVHEEAAQAAQAKAEEARIAAGTPVQRGRRGGPRPPRTAPTPYASFPVPGSVQVVLHPVGNGNAVGSLGLAPSKNQKNEKLIDDVSFSGSALALAAQSPHRLLFATAPLTDTVHISGTSRITLRIAFSKPAANLTVWLVQLPFDSTTIGTSIQEGLITRGWADPENYRSLTHGGNYDSKLPGEKLVPGKFYNMTFDIEPDDEFIPAGKQIGVMIMSSDPEFTLWPKAGTELTVDLNGSSFSLPIVGGATALRSAGAIK; encoded by the coding sequence ATGATTTACGGTGCCGCTCGCTGGGCCACCGCACTGGTGTCCATTGCTGCGTTCGGTGTCATTCTTCCACACACCGCTGCCGCCCAGGACCGATCCGTCCCCGTCTTCAAGGACGGCATGGCGCAGATCGTCCCCGGATTTGCCGATTCCACCAGCTGGGTCCGCCAGGAGCTCTGGGTCGAGACCGGCTTCGACACCGACGGTGATGGCAAGCCGGACCGTATGCACGTGGACGTAACCCGCCCGCGACAGACCGACACCGAGGGACTCAAGGTCTCCGTGGTCTACGAATCCAGTCCCTACTTCGCCGGCACGTCGGGTCCCAGACAGTACCTCTGGAACGTCAAGCAGGAAGTCGGCGCCACGCCAACCCAGCGCGAGCATCAGCCCGAGATTGCGTTCAAGCCAGTCCGTCCGCGGATCTCCAACGACCTGATCAACGAATGGGTGCCGCGCGGGTTTGCAGTCGTGCATTCCGAGGCACCCGGCACGGGACTGTCGCAGGGATGCCCGACTGTCGGCGATACACCCGAGCGCATGGCTCCCAAGGCCGTGATCGATTGGCTCAACGGTCGCGCCAAGGGCTACACGACCGAGACCGGCAACGAAGAAGTGAAGGCCAGCTGGTCCACCGGCAAGGTCGGCATGATCGGAACGTCCTACAACGGGACACTTCCGCTCGCTGCTGCGACGACTGGCGTCAAGGGACTCGAGGTGGTCATTCCAGTTTCGCCGAACACGTCGTACTACCACTACTATCGCACCAACGGCCTGGTCCGCCATCCGGGTGGATGGCTGGGCGAGGATATCGACTTTGTTTACGATTTCATCCACAGCGGCGATCCGGCAACGCGCGCGTACTGCAATGCTACATATCGCGACGGACTCTTCGCAGCAGCCGGCGGACGCGATCGTGCGACGGGCGACTACAACGACTTCTGGGCCAGGCGCGATCTTCTTCCGTTCGTGAAGAACATCAAGGCTGCCGTACTGCTGGCGCACGGATTCAACGACTGGAACGTCGTCCCCGAGCACAGCGTGCGCATCTACAATGAGATGAAGGCCGATGGCCTTCCCGTTTCCGCTTACTTCCATCAGGGCGGACACGGCGGGAACCCGCCGGATGACATGGTGAACCAGTGGTTCAGCCACTACCTCTACGGCGTCGACAACGGTGTCGAGAAGGCACCGCCGGTATGGATCGTTCATGAGGAAGCCGCACAGGCCGCGCAGGCGAAAGCCGAGGAAGCGCGCATTGCGGCCGGCACCCCCGTGCAGCGCGGCAGACGCGGTGGTCCACGTCCACCGCGAACCGCTCCAACTCCATATGCGTCATTCCCGGTGCCGGGCTCGGTGCAGGTGGTGCTGCATCCGGTCGGCAACGGCAACGCGGTCGGGAGTCTCGGTCTCGCGCCATCGAAGAATCAGAAGAATGAGAAGCTGATCGACGACGTATCGTTCAGCGGAAGCGCGCTGGCGTTGGCGGCTCAGTCGCCGCACAGATTGCTGTTCGCGACTGCGCCACTCACCGACACCGTTCACATATCCGGAACGTCGCGCATCACGCTGCGCATTGCTTTCAGTAAACCCGCTGCGAATCTAACAGTATGGCTCGTACAGCTTCCATTCGATTCGACCACCATCGGCACGTCGATTCAGGAAGGGCTCATCACGCGCGGCTGGGCGGATCCCGAGAACTACAGGTCGCTCACGCACGGTGGCAACTACGACTCGAAGCTCCCCGGCGAGAAGCTCGTTCCCGGCAAGTTCTACAACATGACGTTCGACATCGAGCCGGACGATGAATTCATCCCCGCAGGCAAGCAGATCGGCGTGATGATCATGTCGAGCGATCCCGAGTTCACCCTGTGGCCCAAAGCGGGAACCGAGCTAACCGTCGATCTCAACGGCAGCTCATTCAGTCTACCGATTGTCGGCGGAGCCACAGCGCTCAGGAGCGCGGGAGCGATCAAGTAG
- a CDS encoding type II toxin-antitoxin system prevent-host-death family antitoxin, which yields MPKKSASKPRRYPAPSTALSSSAVMEVKAGVFKDTCLQLLDDVRDRNLQIVVTKYGEPVATLVAAEVAMPSAFGFMSGTVIAEEDIVAPDFDSWGDLV from the coding sequence ATGCCGAAGAAATCAGCATCGAAACCACGACGGTACCCTGCACCCTCCACTGCATTGTCATCGAGCGCGGTAATGGAGGTGAAGGCCGGCGTGTTCAAGGACACGTGTCTCCAGCTTCTCGACGATGTGCGCGACCGGAATTTACAGATCGTCGTGACAAAGTATGGAGAACCCGTGGCGACGCTGGTCGCAGCGGAAGTGGCGATGCCGAGTGCATTTGGCTTCATGAGCGGGACCGTCATCGCTGAGGAGGACATCGTCGCACCAGACTTCGACTCGTGGGGTGACTTGGTGTGA
- a CDS encoding type II toxin-antitoxin system VapC family toxin, whose protein sequence is MRSARAKPSNVLRTTDLTGYDGPLLLDTHVWVWHLSGDTTRLSTGVIALLDRVGAASRLHVSDISYWEVAVKAAKQRITLSMDAAIWLQRAERAPGIRLLPLDRAVLLLSTRLAGTAHNDPADRMLIAAAQINNIPLVTADRLIVEYAQSVPGTPVVDVRV, encoded by the coding sequence GTGAGGTCCGCTCGCGCCAAGCCTTCCAATGTATTGCGCACCACGGATCTTACCGGCTATGATGGTCCGCTTTTGCTCGATACTCACGTCTGGGTGTGGCACCTGAGCGGTGATACCACCAGGCTCAGCACAGGCGTGATTGCATTGCTCGATCGAGTCGGTGCCGCATCGCGTCTCCACGTTTCCGACATCTCGTATTGGGAAGTGGCAGTGAAAGCCGCGAAGCAAAGAATCACGCTATCGATGGACGCAGCCATCTGGCTACAGCGCGCAGAGAGGGCACCTGGAATCCGTCTTCTTCCACTCGATCGCGCAGTCCTCCTGCTGAGCACGCGGTTAGCCGGCACTGCCCACAATGACCCTGCCGACCGCATGCTCATCGCGGCAGCGCAGATCAACAACATCCCTCTGGTAACGGCGGACCGGCTGATTGTCGAATATGCACAGTCAGTTCCGGGTACACCGGTAGTGGATGTTCGGGTATGA